The window CGGAGGGCGACATCGACCGCTTCCTGGAGATTTTCGCCCCGGTGTGGGACAAGTACGCCCCGGCGGAGCACCGGCTGAGCCGCTCCGGCCCGGCCAACCTCCCGCTGTCCGGCGACGGCCAAGCAGGACCCGAGCCCAATCTCTCCTAGACAAAGGACTGGCCCGCGCAGGTGAACGCTGCCCCGAAGTGGGCGGCGACGCTTGCCGCATGGTCGGCGAAGGTAGCACGGAGTCCGAGGTCTCGGCTCCCCCTTCCCCTCTCCCAGAGCAGGAGCGGGACGTACTCGCGGGTGTGGTCGGTGCCGGGAAAGCACGGGTCGTTGCCGTGGTCGGCGGTGAGGACGAGCCGGGCGGCGTCAGGCAGCGCGTCCATCAGCGCGGGCAGCGCCCGGTCGAAGGCTTCGAGGGCGCGGGCGAACCCGGCGGGATCGTTGCGGTGCCCGTAATGCTGGTCGAAGTCGACGAGGTTGGTCCAGACGAAGGTGCGCGCTGTGCCGGAGCGGATCGCGTCGAGCGTGCGCGCGACCCCTTCGCTGTTGTTCTCGGTCTCGACGACCTCGTCGAAGCCCACGTCGCCGAACAGGTCGCCGATCTTGCCGACGGCGACAGTGCGGACCCCGTTGCCTTGCAGCGCCTCCTGCACCGTGAGGCCGGACGGCGCGAGCGAGAAGTCCTTGCGCTCGGCCGAGACACGCTCCCACGCGCCGGCCTCGCCCACGAACGGGCGGGCGATGACGCGCCCGACGGCGTGCTCGCCGACGCAGACCTCGGTGCGCGCCGTGCGGCAGAGGGCGTAGAGTTGCTCCAGCGGGAGCACGTCTTTGTGCGCCGCCACCTGGAAGACGCTGTCGGCGGAGGTGTAGAGGACTGGGTGCCCGGTGCGCCGGTGTGCCTCGCCGAACGCGTCGATGACGGCAGTGCCGGAGGCAGGCTTGTTCGCCAGCACGCCCGCACACCCCGTCGCCTCCAGAAACCGCGCGACGAGGTCGGGCGGAAAGCCGCCAGGGTAGGTTGGGAACGGCTCGGCGAGGTGGAGGCCTGACAATTCCCAGTGGCCCGTCGTGGAGTCCTTGCCGGCCGAGACCTCAGTCATGCGGCCGAACGAAGCGAGCGGCTGGTCGGCGGGCGGGACCCCGCTCAGCGGGGCGATGCAGCCGAGGCCGAGTTGGGCGAGGTTAGGTAAGTCGGGGCGAGCCTCCGCGCAGACGTGGCCGAGGGTGTGGCTCCCGGCATCCCCGTAGCGCTCGGCGTCGGGCTGCGCGCCGATGCCCACCCCGTCGAGCACGATCGTCACGAACATTCAGACGCCGTCAGCCGATTACGTGATGCTCCTCGGCCGCGAGGGCTTCCTGGAGCGCGTTGGCAGCGTCGGCGCGGAGCGCGTCGGCGTCGCGGTGCTGCGGCGTGAGGCGGGCGATGCCCGTCACGAGCGGCAGCCCCTCGGCGCCGGCGCGGGCGCGGACGCGGGCGGCCCAGGCCTCGATGCCTTCGTCTGCCTGGGCGAGAAACACCCCGGCCATGAGTTCGCCGAAGCGCTCGACGCGAGCGCCGCGGCTCACGTCTTCGAGGTGGCGCAGTAGCACGCGCTCGGCCTCAGCCACGGCCTCCGGCCCCTGCTGGTCGACGCGCTCGGCGTCGGACTGGTAGACGAGTGCGAGCGCGAGCGGGCGCTCCAGGTCGCGGGCGCGCCCCATCTCCTCGGCGATGATCGAGCGGCGGGTGGGGACCGCGGAGGGCGCGGCCTCCTCCGGCTCGGCGAGCATCGCCCCGAGCAACCCGGCGTACTGCGTGAGCAGCCCGCGCTGGCGCTCGGTAAAGCCCTTGTGGTCCGGCCCGAGGTCCGCCACGAGGTGTACCGGGCCATCGTCGAGGTCGCAGACGGGGAGGACAGCGCTGCCGCCGAGCGGGACGGGGCGTCTGTAGTGCGGCATCGCGCGCAGCAGCGGGTCGTCGGCACCGAGCACCGTCAGCGACGGCGAGGGGAGGATCGCATCGAGGAACGCGTTGCCTGCCGGGAAGCGCCCGTCGCGCCGGGCGGCCGGGTTGTGCGAGAGGGCCGCTTCGAGTGTCGTGCCGGAGGCATCGGTCGAGAAGAGGGCGACGGTCTGGACGTCGGTGGCGGCCCAGAGCGCGCGCAGGAGCGACGTGATGGCCGTCGGCGAGTGGGTGCGCCAGAACGGCGAGTCCTCGCGCGCGTCGAGCACAGGCGGCGGTGCCGTTTCGGGCCGGCGGGCCGGGGGACGCCGCTCCGGGAGGGGGCCGTCCTCGGGCGTCGCGGCTGCCCCGCCGGAGACCTCGACCTCCTCGGCCGGTTCGCTGTCCGGCTCCGCGGCCGGCGGGGCCTGGCCTTTAGGCCGGATGTTCGAGATGCCGAGCGAGCGCATTTCCTCCTCGCGCGTGGGAATCGATGCCTCCCGCTGCTGGGCCGCAGCCCGGCGGCGGCGGCGGCGGCCGGCCAGAACGAGAAGGGTGAGGAGCGCGAGTGCGAGGAGGGCGGTGCCGATGCCCAGAAGCCAGACGTTGTCCATCAGGTACCCCAGCGTGGCCGCGATCACAGCGAGCGCAGGGGTAAATACCCGGGCCATAGTGCGTTGCGCTGACCGTGCGTAGAAAGAGAGGAGATGCCAGAATCTACCGGTGCCCCCGCTCAAAGTCAACTGAAGCCCTAACCTCTATCTATACCGCCTCGGCATAGCCCTCGGGCACCGGCACGAACGTCGGCGCGCCCGTCGGGAGCGTGGCGATGCCAGGCGGTAGGTCGATGGCGGGCAGCGCGAGCGCCGGAGTCTCATCGCCGATTGGGTTCGGCTCGGCCCAGAGGTCGCCGCGCGTGCTTTCGAGCACGACGTGGTCGCCTGCCCGCCCGCGCACGTAGTCCCGCGTCAGCGGCACCTTGCCGAAGGGCGTGTCGAGGACGTAGGTCGGCACGGCGAAGCCGGAGGTATGGCCGCGCAGGCCGCGCATGAGCGCCATCCCGGTCTCGATGGGCGTGCGGAACGCGGCGGTCCCGCCGATGAGTTGGGCCTGGTAGACGTAGTACGGCCGCACCCGCATCGCCACGAGCCCTTCGACGAGCGCTTTCATCGTGGCGAGGTCGTCGTTGATGCCGCGCATGAGCACGCTCTGGTTGCCGACCGGCACGCCGGCCTCGGCGAGTCGGGCGCACGCTTCGGCGGCCTCGGGGGTGAGTTCCTTCGGGTGGTTGAAGTGGGTGTTGAGCCAGACCGGGTGGTGCTCGCGGAGGAGGTCGCACAGGTCGGCGGTGATGCGGAACGGGAGCGTCACCGGCAGCCGCGAGCCGAGGCGGATGACCTCGATGTGCGGGATCGCCCGGAGCCGGCCGAGCAGCCAGCCGAGGTTTTTCTCGTTGAAGACCAGCGGGTCGCCGCCGGTCAGGAGCACGTCCCGGATCTCAGGGTGCGCCGCGAGGTAGTCGATCGCCGTGCCGAGTTCGTCCTTTCGCATCATGAAGTCCGCGTCGCCGACCATCCGCTTGCGGAGGCAGTAACGGCAGTAGATGGCGCACTCGGCGGTGACGCAGAACGCGACGCGGTCGCGGTAGTTGTGGATCAGGTTCTTGACCGGCGAGTGCTCGACCTCGCCGAGCGGGTCTGCCACGCCGACGATGTCCGGGGCCATCTCGCTCATCTTCGGAACGACCTGACGCCGCACGGGGCAGTCGGGGTCGAGCGGGTCCATCAGGCTCGCGTAGTAGGGCGTGATGTTCCAGCGGAAGATGTCGCGCGTCGCCTCGACTGCCTCCAGTTCGTCGTCGGTCGGGCAGACGTACTGCCGGAGCGAAGCCTCGTCGTGGATGCGGTGGCGCATCTGCCAGCGCCAATCGGTCCAGCGCCGCGTGTCGAGTGTCGGATGTCGAGTCTCGGGGAGCATCGGGCGAAATCTGTAGGGGCGAACGGCGTTCGCCCGCGCCGGGTCTGCGTCAAGGCTGGCCGTCCATGTTGGGGTAGCGCCGGAAGGCCTGCAGCACGGCCGGCGCGCGTGTCGTCTCGAAGGCCTCGCCGCAGCGTCCGCACCGGAAGGTAATCTCCCGGGGCTGCGCCGAGATGCCATTGAAGAAGTTGAGCCACCCGCCGAGGCCGTAGCGCATGTCGGGCCGGGCGAAGTGGTGGTAGCGGTCGTGCCCGCACCGGCAGGTCGGGCGCTGAGTCGGGGTCGTGCTCATAGTCTAGCCTACGCCGCAAGAGATAGCTGGATTCTACCCGACGCCGAGCCGCCGCAGCCCGCGCCCGAGCACGCCCGCGAGGAAGTCGGGGTAGGCCTGACCGGCGAGATCGGCGATGATGGCGAACGTGCCGTCCGGGGCGAAGGTCGGAAGCGGGTTGATCTCGATGAACCACGGCTCCCCGCCAGGGTCCACGCGGAAATCGAGGCGGGCAAAGTCGAGGCACTCGAGGGCGTCGTAGACGCGGAGCGAGAGATCGTGGAGGCGCGCTTCGAGGTCCGCGTCGAGCGCGCCGAGGTCGTAGTCAAACGGGGCCGAGGGGTCGTCGTAGCGCTCCAGGGCGTGGAGCCCGATGCCGGTCCGGCGCTCCGTCGCCCGCTGCATCGCCGGCAGCGCCTCGCCCGGATTGCCGACGACGGCGACCGTGAACTCACTGCCCTCGACAAACCGCTCGACGAGCACGTCTTGCCGGTAAAGCCGCACCTGGCGCCCGACCTCGGCGCGGAGCGCGTCCGCGTCGTCGCACCGGCTCGACAGCGCGATGCCCTTCGCGGTCCCCTCGTAGCGCGGCTTGGCGAAGACCGGAAACGGCGGCAGGTCCGCCTCGCCGATCTCGGCGGCGCTCGCCACGACCCGCCAGTCGGGCGTCGGCACGGCGGCGGCGCGGGCGAGGGTTTTGGTGAGCGCCTTGTCGAGCGAGACGGAGAGCGTGAGGGCGTCGGAGCCGAGGCAGGGGACGCCGGCCAGTTCGAGCAGGACCGGCGCGTGGGCCTCGCGGTTGCGGCTTCCGTAGCTCTCAGCGATGGTGACGGCCGCGTCGAGATCGGGTAGCCCCTCTCCCATCGCCCGCAGCAGTGCCCGCGCCGAGCCGACGCGGACCGGCCTGTGCCCGAGCGCCCGCACGGCGGCTTCGAGCGCGGCGACCGTAGCCTCGGGTTCGTACTCGGCGTCCCAGTCCGGCGGCGCGTCCGGCGGCGGTGCCGCGTCGCCGAAGCGGTCGAAGACGAGGCCGACGCGAAGGCTCATGAGCGCGTGCGCCGCCGCTCCGCTGCTCCCGTGCGCTCCTCTTCGTCCGGCAGCGCGTCGAGGTCGAGTTGTGGCTCGCTGGCGCGAGCCCGCTGCCCGACTGGTGCGCTCTCCTGGTCCGTCTCAGTGTGCTGGCCCGCCGCGCTGCTCCGCGCAGCGTCCTGAAACACCTGTCCGATGTCTGAAGCGATTTCCTTTAGCCCGCTCATCTTTTTCTCGCGCCACCCTTTGTCTAATCGGGTGACGACCGGTGCACCCGCCCCGGTCATGACGCCCGTAATCCCGAGCAGCGTGAGGAAGAACATGGCCGTGCTGCCGGTGGCTTTGAGGGCGAAGGCCGCGGCGATGACGCCAAGCACGAGGCCAATCACCGCCGCGTAGGCGATCCCCTCGACCTTCGGCGAGGCCGTCCCGACACGCTGCGAGAGAAGCAGCCGCAGCCCGCCCTCGCGCTCGCTCACCGAGATGAGTGTCTGCACGCCGAGGCTGCTCGTGTGCGACCACTCGTGCGCCCGCCCGACCCGCTGCACGTCGCCGGAGGTGCCTTGTCCATACATCGAGCCGCCGCTCAGCCCGAAGCGCTGCCGCAGCAGGTTGACCGTGTCTTCCCACGCCTCAGGCGTGAACGGCGCGTCGATCCGGCGCTCCACGACGACGTGCGTGTCCGTCCGTGTCTCGGTCTCGGCGGCGTTCCGGCGGCCAGTGCGGACCTCGTCGGCGGCGCGGCGGAGGTAGTCTGGCTCGAGACCGACTTCGGCACCGAGGCGTTCGAGGTCCGTGAGGGTGAGGCCGTGCTCGCGGGCCTCGCGACGCTCGGCGTCCTCAGCCTGCTGCTCGGAAGCGCGGCGGACGATCTCGCGGACCTCGTCCTCGGTGAAGCGGCGGTCGGGCATGGAGTGGGTGGCGTCAGGAGCGCGTGCGCGTGCGCTCGGTAGTGCCCGCCGCGTCGCTTGCGTCGGGCAGGGCGTCGAGATCGATCCGTGCCGCCGGAGCCTTTTCCCGATTGGCCTCCGAGGGCGCGGAGATCGTCGCAGGCGCGGCACTCCGGGCAACGAGTTCGAGCCGGTCGAGGACGCCGTCGAATTCCTCTGTCTGCTTTCCGTTCCAGTAGCCGAGCCAGCCGCGCGTGACGCCGGCGAAGCCGAGCGCCATGCTCACCATCATCGCAGCCGGGACCCATAAGTCTGGGTTGTCACCGGCGACAAAGAGGACGAAAAACATGATAGCCGTCGCCGCGCTGACACCGGCCGCGATGCCGAATCCTTTCGCCGTCTCCCGGACGGACTTGCGGAGCGTGGCCCGCGTCGTGCCCTCGCCGGTCGGCTCCAGGGTGAGCCGCATCGCGGTGCCGGTGTTGCTGCTCGTGCGCTTGACGGCCGTCCACTCGCGCATCTCGCCGATCTGCCCGATGCTCCCGTCGTCGTCGAACGTGCGCCGGACCTCGGCAACCATCTGCGCCCACGCCTCGTCGGAGACCGGCCCCGGCAGGATCCGCGTGCGCTCGACCTCGGTCGGTGCGCCGAGAAACGTGGGCACGTCCCTCGGCGGCGCGGCGACCAGCTCGCGGGCCGCCGCCGCGACGTGCGCCGGGTCGATGCCGGAGGCGGCCCCGATCTCCTGCAACTCGGCGAGCGTGAGCTGGTCCCGGCTCGCGGCCTCGGCGCGCTGCGCCTCTTCCTGCCGCTTCGCCGCCCGCTCGAAGATGGCGTGCAGTTCGTCCTGGCTGTAGCGTCGCTCGTCGGTCATGCCTATCGCGCTGAACTGCGCCAAACTACGACCGGGCCTCTCAGGCGGCGACGCGCTCCAGCACGGCCTGCCGCTTGCCGAGCTGCGTCGAGGCGAACATCAGCAGGTCGGTCGCGGTCAGGCCGAACGGGTCCGTCTCGCCGCCGTAGGGCGCGAAGTAGTCGCCGAGCGTCCCGACGACGAGGTCGAAGAGCGCCTCGGCCTCGGCCTCCATCACCTCGCGCAGCGCCGCGTCGCGCCCGAAGGCGTCGCCGAGCACGTCGAGGCCGAAGGCGACGTGGCGGGCCTCGTCGCGCTGCACAAGCCGGATACCCTCGACGAGGCCGGGCATGATGCCTCGGCTCTCGAAGATCTCGTAGAAGCCGTGGTAGCCCGTCTCGGCGAGCATGCCCTCGATGAAGACGTGGTATGTGGTGACCGCGCGGACGATCGCCCGGTCGGAGCCGTCGCTGAGTACGGCGTCGAGGCGCTGAGGCAGGACGCGCTCGAAGAGTTCGGCGTGCGAGGGGCCGGTGTAGGCGTCGAGGTCTACGTCGCCCGCGACCTCGGTGAGCCAGCGGCGGAAGAACTCGGCGTGCTTGGTCTCCTCCCAGATCTGCGAGGCGAGGAACGCGCACGCTGCGTCCTGGCCGGGGCGGCGGCGGAGGGCGACGAAGAGCGGGGCGAGGTCCGAGGCGACGGCCTCTTCGCCGCCGAGGAACAGCGCGCAGGCGCGGATGGTCGCGTCGCGCTCGGCCGCGGTGAGGCCCTCCCAGTCGTGGATGTCCTGGTCGAGGTCAATGTGCTGTGGGTTCCAGGCGAGCTTCTTAGCTTTCTGGTAGCGCCGCCAGTGGCCGGCGCTGGAGGAGGGCTCGATCTGCATAGCGTTCCGTGGTATGTCCGAGGCATAACATACGCCGACCGGACCCAGAACGCAGCGGCGGCCCCGAAAACGCGCCGCCGCTGCGCTGGCCGTGCTTGTCAGCGCAGCCGGGTGATCTGCTGCGTCCGCACCTGCTCGCCGGCCTCCAGCCGCACCAGGTACACGCCCGCCGCCAGGTCCGTCGCGTCGAAGCTCGCCGCGTGCCGCCCCGCCTCCATCTCGCTGTCGGCGAGCACGGCCACAGTGCGCCCGAGCACGTCGTAGACGGCGAGGCGCACCGCCGCCGCCTCCGGCAGCGCGAAGCCGACCGTCGCCCGCCGGGCGAACGGGTTCGGGTAGGCCGGGGCGAGCGCCACCTTGTCCGGTAACGTCGTACTGGACGCTTCCACATCTGCCGCAGAGCTTGCCGCGGCGGCGAGGGCGTCCAGGCTACCGGTCTGCCAGTCGGCGAGCGTCATCGCACCGCCGCGCGCGGCCGCCGCCAGCTTCTCGAACCCTACCGCCGCCTGCGCCACGACCACGTCCGGGAAGGTGCCCAGCCGCACGAGCGCCGTGTAATCGCCCTCGGGTGCCCGCGCCGGAACGTTCCCTTGCAGCATTACCGGACCGACGTTCGCCCCGGCCGGAAGCGTGATCGCGCGCGGTCCGTCGACCGGGCCAAACACGTTGCCGTTCGGCAGCAGCGCCACCACCCAGGCGTCGACCGCCTGCGCCGCCGCGCCTTCGTTGGCGAGGCGCAAGTTGTAGCTGAGCGTTCCGCCCTCGGCCGCAATCGTGACCGGCTCGCCCATCGCGCCGGCGCGCGCTTCGAGGCCGTCCGAGACGCGCTCGAAGGCCCCGATGTCCACGCCGAGGCCGTCCACGCGCGGGTTGCCGGCGAAGTCGAGCGAGAGCGGCTCGTTCGTGTTGCCGTCGCCGTCGAGGTCGGCGGTGTCGTCGGGGAGCATGGTCTGGTTGCCCTCGTCGACGGCGGGCGAGGCGGCGAGGAGCGTGAGGTCGTCGTCGAGCGTGCCGGCGATGCCGTCGGGCCCGTCAGCATCTGTGAAGAGCGGATCGGCGACGAAGTTACCGCCTTCGTTGACGATCTCCCCCTCCCGGATACCTTGCCCAGTCTCGACGCCTTGAACGAGGCTACTGCGGAAAGTGCCTTCCGCGCCCCGGTCCGAGAGAAAGACTCCGGGCCCGCGCTCTGCTTCGTTGTCCCAAAAGATGACGTTGTCGTAGAAGGACTGCGTCGAACTGTCTATCGTGTTCCCATTCGCTGCGACCCCGCCACCGTCCGAGGCGCTATTGCCGTAGAACGTGACGTTTGAGAACGAAGCCCTCACGCCGCCACTGCCTGGTACGTCCAGATATACGCCGCCACCGATCCCATTAATTCCGTTAGCCTCGTTGCCAGAAAAGAGGGCATTCACGAAGAGAGGCTGTATTCCCCCCCCACCTCGTATGTAGACTGCGCCGCCCGTATCTGCGCTGTTGCCATAGAAATGCACGTTGGTAAACGAAGGGGCTGGCTCTCCCTCCGAGAAGCCGCCATTTAGGTAGGCGGCTCCCCCGTTCCTAGACGCGGTGTTGCCTAGAAACACTACGTCGATAAACGAGAGTTGGAACAGGACTCCTGAGCTAGCACGGACGGCGCCGCCTCCGTCCTGATTGCCCATCCCCGATGCTCTGTTCCCCGCGAAGACCACATCTTCGAGAACGGGTCGCTCGAAAACAAACGTACTGGAGGAGAAGTCGGCTGCTCCACCCTCGTCTGCGCTGTTGCCAGCGAAGACAAGCTGGCTCAGCCGGATCACACAGCTTTCCCCGTCTATGGTAGATCTATAGAGAAGTCCACCCCCTGCCCCACCTACGGCATTCCCTCCTCGGATCGTGAAGCCGTCGAAGACGACCGTGACCTCTGGTTGGTCACGTGTGCAGTCCGTGACATCGGTCATGCGCACGACGTGAAAGCTGTTCTCGTCGTTGCCCACGAAGTCGGGACCGTCGTTCCCAGCGAGGTCGCCCGAGAGCACGGTCTCGAAGAGGTCAGGGTCACGCTGCATGGGCGTGCCGCCGCCAGTCGGAAAACCGCCGAAGATGTTCACGCGGCTCGGGATGACAAAAGATTCCTCGCGGTCCCCAGTGCTGCTTGGCGTGTAGGTACCCTCGGCAACGGCGATTTCGTCACCGCTGGCGGCAACGGAGAGGGCGTCCTGGAGGTCGGTGAAGGCGTCGGCCCACGAGGAACCGTCGCCCGCTCCGGTTGCGCTCTGGTCCACGAAGATCGTGGGCTGCCCCAGGGTAGGCGACGCGAGAAGTCCGAGAGTGAGTGCGATGATGGAGCAGAGTCGGTACATGACAGGTGCAGGTTGGTAAGAAACAAAAAGCCCCGCGTGCAGCCTAAGCACGCGGGGTTATGATAGGGGTGCGAGGTCGGAAATCCAAGGGGAGGCGGCGCAGCCGTGCGGCTACCTCTGGCTCACTCGCCGCGCTGACCGCTGCGCAGGTGCTCGTCGAAGAAGGCGAGCGTCCGCGCCCACGCGTCCTCGGCGGCCTCGGCGTCGTAGCGCTCGCCCGACGGGTTGGCGAAGGCGTGGCCCGCGCCCTCGTAGACCTCGATCTGGGCGTCCTTCCCGAGGTCGGCGAGCACGGTCTCAAACTCCCGGACGCTCTCGACGGGGATGCCCTGGTCTTCGGCCCCGAAGATGCCGAGGATCGGCATGTCGAGCGCGGCGAGGCGGTCGCGGTCGGTAATGAGGCGGCCGTAGTAGATGACCGTCGCGCCGATGTCGTCCGGCATCGCAAGCGCGGTGCGGAGCGACCAGGCCCCGCCGAAGCACCACCCAATCACCCCGACCTCGCCGACACCTTCCTGCGTGACGAGGTAGTCGTAGGCCTGGCGCAGGTTGTCGGTCAGCATAGCCTCGCGCTCCATCGCCGCGCTCATCAGGCGGCGGGCGTCTCCTGCGTCCTCGGCGATCTCGCCGCCGTAAAGGTCGACCGCGAGCGCGACGTAGCCTTCGTCGGCGAAGCGCTTCGCCATGGTCTGGATGTTGTCGTTGAGGCCCCACCACTCCTGGATCACGATCAGGCCCGGCAGCGGCTCTTCGGCCTCGGTGGTCTTGTTGGTGTCGGGGCGGGCGAGGAAGCCGGTGACGGACTCGCCGCCGACGCTCGCGTAGACCGGGCGGCCCGTGATGACATCGTCGGCGATGGCGGCGGCGATGGGGGTGGCGACGGGCGACTCGCCCGCGTGCTCGCGCGACATGGCCTCGCCGTAGTTGTCGTCGGTGCAGCCGGTGGCGAGAAGCACGAGGGAAAAGAGGAAGAGCAGGCGCATGGCGGTGGGGAGGTTGGAGGAGCGTAGGACGGGAAGATACCGGGACGCACCGCCGCCCTATCTTCCTCGCTTCTGCCCGTCCTCGCTTCCGTTCTTCTACCGCCCGTGAGCGATTCGCCCCCCCTGATCTCCTACGCCGCCGAGCTCAAGCGCAAGGCGATCCACCTCGGCGCGCTCGTGCTGCCGGCGGGCATTCTCGTCCTCGGGCGGACGGTCGCGCTGTGGCTCCTCGGGCCGCTGGCTACCCTCGCCCACGTGGCCGACGTGCTGCGGGTGCGCGTCCACGCCGTCCACCGGCTCATCACCTGGCTCTTCGAGCCGATCATGCGGCCCGAGGAGCAGCCCCCGTTCGGCGGACCGGTGGTCGTCAACGGGGCGACGTGGATGTGCGTCTCGGCGGCGCTGTGCGCGTTCTTCTTTCCCGAGCCGGTCGCGGCCTCGGCCCTGGCGATGCTGATGGTGGGCGACGGCGCAGCGGCAGTCGTCGGGCGGCGCTACGGGCGAACGCGCTACCCGTTCTCGCCGAAGTCAGTCGAGGGCTCGGTAGCGTTCTTCGTGACGGGGTTTCTGGCGGCGATCCCGTTCGGCGTGCTCCCCGAGGACGGCGTGGCGCTGCCGGCCCTGGCGGTCGGCGCTGCAACGGCCGCGGTCGTGGAGGCGCTCCCAGTCCCGCTCAACGACAACGTCCGCGTGCCGCTCGTGGCCGGGGCGGTGATGCTGCTGCTTGGTTAGGGCCGCCGGGTGGTGCCAGCCCTCGGGTGACCACATGGGGTCGCCCCTACGGGTAGGCGCGGCGTGCGACAGCGGGGTACCTTCTCTCTGTCCGCTGTCCTCCGTCTTCCGTCCTCTGCTCCCCGAACCGTGCTCGACTCCCTCTCCCGCCGCGCCGAGCGCCTCGCCCGCCGGGCCGTCGAGCTGGTGCCGTTTCCGCAGCCGCCGCTCGTGCGGACGCGCTACCCGGTGGTGCTGATGCACGGCTTCGGGGCGCTGGCGAACCTGATGCAGGGTGGCGTGCTCCACGCCGAGGCGATGCACCTGCGCGGGCACGGCCTCCTCGCCTACGCCCCCCACGTCAACCCCTACGACACGATCAGCGTCCGCGCCCGCGCCTGGGCCGACCGCCTCGACGCCGTCCTCGCCGAGACTGGATCCGCGAAGGTCAACCTCATCGCGTTCTCCTCGGCAGGCCTCGACGCGCGCTACCTGATCGGCAGCCTCGGGCGCGCGGCCCACGTCGCGTCGCTCGTCACGGTCTCGACGCCGCACCGGGGCAGCTCGATTGCCGACTACGTGTTCTCCCGGCCGGAGCGGCTGCGGACCTGGGCCGTCGCGGTGATGGACTTCGTCGGGCGCGCCGCCTACGAGATCGAGGCTCCCAACACGGAAGACGCCCTGCACGAACTGACGCCGATGTTCGTCAACGGCACCTTCAACCCGGCCCACCCCGACCACCCGGACATCTACTACGCCTCCTGGGCCGGCCGCGCCGGGCGCGGGACTGACGCGCCAATCTACCCGCCGCTGATCGTCCCGAACCGGATTCTCTACGCCCAGGCCGGCGTGAACGACGGCCTCGTCGCGGTCGAGAGCGCGACGTGGGGTGACTTCCGCGGCGTGCTCGACGCGGACCACGCCCGGCAGGTCGGCCTCCGCCTCGCCCCCGGCGACTTCGAGTCGAAAGACTTTTACCTGGACGTGGCCCGCGACCTCGGCGAGCGGGGGTGTTAGGAGCGATGCGCCTGCGGCGCGGAGTGGGAGGAAGGGGGAGAACGGGCGGAATGGGAAGAAGGAACGTCAACGCAAAGCGCGAGGGCCTAATTAACTTCCTCGGCTTTCCTTTCCACTCCTCCCACTCCTCCCACTCCTCCCACTCCCACCCTTCCCCGCCCTACCTTCCGCTCTTTCCGACTCCTCACTATCCCTCGATGGACCTCGCCCCCGGCGTCCTCCTCGTGGCCG of the Bacteroidota bacterium genome contains:
- a CDS encoding ribonucleotide-diphosphate reductase subunit beta, yielding MQIEPSSSAGHWRRYQKAKKLAWNPQHIDLDQDIHDWEGLTAAERDATIRACALFLGGEEAVASDLAPLFVALRRRPGQDAACAFLASQIWEETKHAEFFRRWLTEVAGDVDLDAYTGPSHAELFERVLPQRLDAVLSDGSDRAIVRAVTTYHVFIEGMLAETGYHGFYEIFESRGIMPGLVEGIRLVQRDEARHVAFGLDVLGDAFGRDAALREVMEAEAEALFDLVVGTLGDYFAPYGGETDPFGLTATDLLMFASTQLGKRQAVLERVAA
- a CDS encoding diacylglycerol/polyprenol kinase family protein, producing the protein MSDSPPLISYAAELKRKAIHLGALVLPAGILVLGRTVALWLLGPLATLAHVADVLRVRVHAVHRLITWLFEPIMRPEEQPPFGGPVVVNGATWMCVSAALCAFFFPEPVAASALAMLMVGDGAAAVVGRRYGRTRYPFSPKSVEGSVAFFVTGFLAAIPFGVLPEDGVALPALAVGAATAAVVEALPVPLNDNVRVPLVAGAVMLLLG
- a CDS encoding dienelactone hydrolase family protein translates to MRLLFLFSLVLLATGCTDDNYGEAMSREHAGESPVATPIAAAIADDVITGRPVYASVGGESVTGFLARPDTNKTTEAEEPLPGLIVIQEWWGLNDNIQTMAKRFADEGYVALAVDLYGGEIAEDAGDARRLMSAAMEREAMLTDNLRQAYDYLVTQEGVGEVGVIGWCFGGAWSLRTALAMPDDIGATVIYYGRLITDRDRLAALDMPILGIFGAEDQGIPVESVREFETVLADLGKDAQIEVYEGAGHAFANPSGERYDAEAAEDAWARTLAFFDEHLRSGQRGE
- a CDS encoding KamA family radical SAM protein, which produces MLPETRHPTLDTRRWTDWRWQMRHRIHDEASLRQYVCPTDDELEAVEATRDIFRWNITPYYASLMDPLDPDCPVRRQVVPKMSEMAPDIVGVADPLGEVEHSPVKNLIHNYRDRVAFCVTAECAIYCRYCLRKRMVGDADFMMRKDELGTAIDYLAAHPEIRDVLLTGGDPLVFNEKNLGWLLGRLRAIPHIEVIRLGSRLPVTLPFRITADLCDLLREHHPVWLNTHFNHPKELTPEAAEACARLAEAGVPVGNQSVLMRGINDDLATMKALVEGLVAMRVRPYYVYQAQLIGGTAAFRTPIETGMALMRGLRGHTSGFAVPTYVLDTPFGKVPLTRDYVRGRAGDHVVLESTRGDLWAEPNPIGDETPALALPAIDLPPGIATLPTGAPTFVPVPEGYAEAV
- a CDS encoding D-alanine--D-alanine ligase, with protein sequence MSLRVGLVFDRFGDAAPPPDAPPDWDAEYEPEATVAALEAAVRALGHRPVRVGSARALLRAMGEGLPDLDAAVTIAESYGSRNREAHAPVLLELAGVPCLGSDALTLSVSLDKALTKTLARAAAVPTPDWRVVASAAEIGEADLPPFPVFAKPRYEGTAKGIALSSRCDDADALRAEVGRQVRLYRQDVLVERFVEGSEFTVAVVGNPGEALPAMQRATERRTGIGLHALERYDDPSAPFDYDLGALDADLEARLHDLSLRVYDALECLDFARLDFRVDPGGEPWFIEINPLPTFAPDGTFAIIADLAGQAYPDFLAGVLGRGLRRLGVG
- a CDS encoding T9SS type A sorting domain-containing protein, translated to MYRLCSIIALTLGLLASPTLGQPTIFVDQSATGAGDGSSWADAFTDLQDALSVAASGDEIAVAEGTYTPSSTGDREESFVIPSRVNIFGGFPTGGGTPMQRDPDLFETVLSGDLAGNDGPDFVGNDENSFHVVRMTDVTDCTRDQPEVTVVFDGFTIRGGNAVGGAGGGLLYRSTIDGESCVIRLSQLVFAGNSADEGGAADFSSSTFVFERPVLEDVVFAGNRASGMGNQDGGGAVRASSGVLFQLSFIDVVFLGNTASRNGGAAYLNGGFSEGEPAPSFTNVHFYGNSADTGGAVYIRGGGGIQPLFVNALFSGNEANGINGIGGGVYLDVPGSGGVRASFSNVTFYGNSASDGGGVAANGNTIDSSTQSFYDNVIFWDNEAERGPGVFLSDRGAEGTFRSSLVQGVETGQGIREGEIVNEGGNFVADPLFTDADGPDGIAGTLDDDLTLLAASPAVDEGNQTMLPDDTADLDGDGNTNEPLSLDFAGNPRVDGLGVDIGAFERVSDGLEARAGAMGEPVTIAAEGGTLSYNLRLANEGAAAQAVDAWVVALLPNGNVFGPVDGPRAITLPAGANVGPVMLQGNVPARAPEGDYTALVRLGTFPDVVVAQAAVGFEKLAAAARGGAMTLADWQTGSLDALAAAASSAADVEASSTTLPDKVALAPAYPNPFARRATVGFALPEAAAVRLAVYDVLGRTVAVLADSEMEAGRHAASFDATDLAAGVYLVRLEAGEQVRTQQITRLR
- a CDS encoding phosphopentomutase, producing MFVTIVLDGVGIGAQPDAERYGDAGSHTLGHVCAEARPDLPNLAQLGLGCIAPLSGVPPADQPLASFGRMTEVSAGKDSTTGHWELSGLHLAEPFPTYPGGFPPDLVARFLEATGCAGVLANKPASGTAVIDAFGEAHRRTGHPVLYTSADSVFQVAAHKDVLPLEQLYALCRTARTEVCVGEHAVGRVIARPFVGEAGAWERVSAERKDFSLAPSGLTVQEALQGNGVRTVAVGKIGDLFGDVGFDEVVETENNSEGVARTLDAIRSGTARTFVWTNLVDFDQHYGHRNDPAGFARALEAFDRALPALMDALPDAARLVLTADHGNDPCFPGTDHTREYVPLLLWERGRGSRDLGLRATFADHAASVAAHFGAAFTCAGQSFV